From the genome of Deinococcus roseus, one region includes:
- a CDS encoding serine/threonine-protein kinase, whose amino-acid sequence MESIHLPVRYQLQACIGEGGSAMVYRALDHNLGREVAVKVLHDYVIPADRHRFEREIRTLARMTHPNVVSIYDLGHTEDRRLFFTMQLLGGGAFHEVGPLEATPESFERFFRVTRAVLYGLEYMHEKGMIHRDLTPHNILFGMDGLPRIMDFGLVYASQDVTRDLTRTGYTLGTPHYMAPEQARGGMVGPHSDIYAFGAVMYRALTGQVPFAGDNDQAVLYQHVYEEPLHPSQVNPAVPEPLADAVMKFLEKDPKKRPMSGASAIAVIEEARENLLRNTIPGQYRGGLARAGYHPGGPTFTRPLKSLWSVRLGTDVSWPSAVIGDRDFVAVGTRKGTVAVYEHTGRKHAEYGARDEVTAPVTLEGDRLVYGSWDGVVRSVDVRTGVEHWRHQARSEITTAPTRFGDLYFVAARDGHLHALQEKTGVMKWAFKTQSPLAGSPTVWASTIMLADEEGWVYGLDAVSGKSLWKLQLSSVHATPVAAPISREHLMLLVPTWEGELHALKLTLQNGRYMPDPQDVLEWTYDLEGEVWCSPAVHDGRVYMGSWAGKLYALDLHTGDDLWTCSVGSRITASPVVSSGLIYVASEDGDLLALNEKTGDVVWKVKTASGIQATPLLTDATLYVAFMDGTLTAFR is encoded by the coding sequence GTGGAGTCCATACACCTCCCAGTCCGTTACCAATTGCAGGCCTGCATCGGAGAGGGTGGCAGTGCCATGGTGTACCGTGCCCTGGACCACAACCTGGGGCGCGAGGTGGCCGTCAAAGTCCTGCACGATTATGTGATTCCGGCAGACCGGCACCGTTTTGAACGGGAAATTCGCACGCTGGCCCGCATGACCCATCCCAATGTGGTGAGCATTTACGATCTGGGACACACCGAGGACAGACGGCTTTTTTTCACCATGCAATTGCTGGGCGGAGGGGCTTTCCATGAGGTCGGACCCCTGGAAGCCACTCCGGAATCCTTTGAGCGCTTCTTCCGGGTGACCCGTGCTGTGCTGTACGGTCTGGAATACATGCACGAGAAGGGGATGATCCACCGGGACCTCACCCCACACAACATCCTGTTTGGCATGGACGGTTTGCCCAGAATCATGGATTTCGGGCTGGTATATGCCTCGCAGGACGTGACCCGCGACCTCACCCGCACGGGATATACGCTGGGCACCCCCCATTACATGGCCCCCGAGCAGGCCAGAGGGGGCATGGTCGGGCCACACTCGGACATTTATGCGTTTGGGGCGGTGATGTACCGCGCGCTCACCGGACAGGTGCCGTTTGCCGGAGACAACGATCAGGCGGTGCTGTACCAGCACGTCTACGAGGAACCCCTCCATCCTTCTCAGGTGAATCCAGCGGTGCCTGAACCCCTGGCCGATGCAGTGATGAAGTTCCTGGAAAAAGATCCCAAGAAGCGCCCCATGAGTGGAGCCAGTGCCATTGCAGTCATTGAGGAGGCCAGAGAAAACCTGCTCAGGAACACCATCCCTGGTCAGTACCGGGGAGGACTCGCCCGTGCAGGGTATCACCCAGGTGGCCCCACTTTCACCCGCCCCCTCAAATCCCTCTGGTCGGTGCGCCTGGGAACAGATGTGTCCTGGCCATCTGCAGTGATTGGAGACCGGGACTTCGTTGCTGTGGGCACCCGAAAAGGCACCGTGGCCGTTTATGAGCACACAGGCCGCAAACACGCCGAATACGGAGCCAGAGACGAGGTGACTGCTCCCGTCACCCTGGAAGGAGACCGTCTGGTGTACGGCTCCTGGGATGGGGTGGTGCGTTCGGTGGATGTGCGCACCGGGGTGGAACACTGGCGGCACCAGGCCAGAAGCGAAATCACCACAGCCCCCACCCGTTTTGGAGATCTGTACTTTGTGGCGGCCAGGGATGGCCATTTGCACGCCCTGCAGGAAAAAACCGGGGTGATGAAGTGGGCTTTCAAAACACAGTCGCCGCTTGCTGGCAGCCCCACCGTCTGGGCGAGCACCATCATGCTGGCCGATGAGGAAGGCTGGGTGTACGGTCTGGATGCGGTCAGTGGAAAATCCCTCTGGAAGCTGCAACTCAGCAGTGTGCATGCCACGCCAGTGGCCGCTCCCATTTCCAGAGAGCACCTGATGCTGCTGGTTCCCACCTGGGAAGGAGAGTTGCATGCTTTAAAGCTCACTTTGCAGAACGGCAGGTACATGCCCGATCCGCAAGACGTGCTGGAGTGGACTTACGACCTGGAAGGGGAGGTCTGGTGCAGCCCTGCAGTGCACGATGGGAGGGTGTACATGGGGTCCTGGGCAGGTAAGTTGTATGCCCTGGATTTGCACACGGGCGATGACCTATGGACCTGCTCGGTGGGATCCCGCATCACCGCCAGTCCGGTGGTCTCCTCGGGTTTGATTTACGTTGCCAGCGAAGACGGAGATCTGCTTGCCCTAAACGAAAAAACCGGAGATGTGGTCTGGAAGGTCAAGACCGCCAGTGGCATTCAGGCCACCCCTCTGCTCACGGATGCCACCCTTTACGTGGCATTCATGGATGGCACGCTCACCGCATTTCGCTGA